CTCCACCCATCCCGTCAGCACCGCGCTCCAGCTCCACCCATCCCGTCAGGACCGCGCTCCAGCTCCACCCATCCCGTCAGGACCGCGCTCCAGCTCCACCCATCCCGTCAGCACCGCGCTCCAGCTCCACCGATCCCGTCAGCACCGCGCTCCAGCTCCACCCATCCCGTCGGCATCGGGCTCCAGCTCCACCGATCCCGTCAGCACCGCGCTCCAGCGACTTACACAGTAACCGATCACCAGAGGAAACCCGCTGAATGATCTGTGGCAGATGGGGCGAGGGGAGCTTTGTTAGGGGAACTAAGGGGGCATCTTTATTACAAGGGGCAGCATCATAATTTGGTGGTGACACTAAGGGGGCATCATACTGCGGTGAGGGAACTAAGGAGCATCTTTATCACAGGAGAGGTCATCATACTGTTGCGGGGGCACTAATGGGTCATCTTTGGTATATGGGTGGCATCATACTGTGGTGGTGGCACCTTTACTATATGGGTGGCATCATACTGTGGTAAAGGAACTAAGAGGAAATCTTTACTACGGTGGGGGCAATAAGAGCACATCTTTAATATGTGGGGACATCATACTGTggtggggcacaaagggggcatcATACTGTggtggggcacaaagggggcatcTTTACTGTATGGGGGACATCATACTGTggtggggcacaaagggggcaccTTTACTATATGGGGGGCATCATACTGTGGTAAAGGAACTAAGAGGAAATCTTTACTACGGTGGGGGCAATAAGAGCACATCTTTAATATGTGGGGACATCATACTGTggtggggcacaaagggggcatcGTTACTGTATGGGGGACATCATACTGTGGTGGTAGCACCTTTACTATATGGGGGGCATCATACTGTGGTGGGGGCACTACGGGGGCATCTTTACTATGTAGGGGCATCATACTGTAGTGGGGGCACTGAGGGAGCATATTTTCTATGTGGAGGACCTTATACTGtagtgggggcactgagggggcatCTTTACTATGTAGGGGCATCATACTGaggtgggggcactgagggggcatATTTTCTATGTGAAGGACCTTAtactgtggtgggggcactgagggggcatCTTTACTATGTAGGGGCATCATGCTGtagtgggggcactgagggggcatATATTCTATGTGGAGGACCTTAtactgtggtgggggcactgagggggcatCTTTTCTATGTGGAGGACCTTAtactgtggtgggggcactgagggggcatCTTTACTATGTGGGGCACCAGATAGCATCGCTGGGAGAACATTTCCTTTTCACGCACGCGCAGGACATCCGTACTACAGGGGGTTATCGTACTGAGGAGGCACTAGGGGGCATCATAGTTTATAAGCAGCAGGATTGGGGGCAtcgcactgtgtgggggcactgagggggcatCAATACTCTGGGACGGCACTATTACGGTGTGCCACATCCAGGTGTCCTatggatatgggggggggggggggggcactaagcGGTTAAGTCTTTTCCCCTCCGTATCAGCCATCGCTACCCCAGTACACGCCAGCAGGGGGCGGCAGCAGGTTGGGTCGGGGCTCTCCGGTCACCTCGGTGCTCCTTCGCCAGCGGGGTGAGGTCATACACCCGACCCAGGTAGGACACCCACAGGTCGGTGGCGGTGCAGTGCCGGGCCACCTCCCGCGGGGTGTAGTACGGAGCTCTGCCGGGACTCATGGCACACGCTCTGCCGCTCCGGGCGTTACCAGGCAACGGGACGCTCCGGCTTCTATAACGTCACTTCCGTTAACAAGCCTTGTGTCTGCGGTTCAGCTGATGTCACTTCCTGTCCGGGTCTGACTAATCGCTTCATTTCCTCTCTTCCTGCCCgtgaggcatgctgggagttgtagttgtttTCCCGTCCTTCCTTCCCATCAGGCTGTGCGGTGAGCTGTAGTGGAGTTATGGCTGCTGTGCTGGAGGAGAACGGctgcagccccccggccggggtGAGTGGTGGGGGATAGCCTGTATGGCCGCcaggtcacccagctttcccagagccctGAATAGCGACGAGGCAGGTTGTCCTCCCTGTGGTGCAGCCATGTtggggtcacccagctttcctggctCCTGAACTACTGGGTTTGCCATTCCGGGGTCTGGAGAGGCTCGGTGACAGCAGGGGGCGCCATCCATCTTTCCTGGGGTCCTGCAGGATACTGTGGGAGCGTCGCCGTATCACAGAGCAGCGGCGCCATTCTGGATAAGCTGGGCGGTGACCAACATGGCCGCCCTGAGACCCGGAGTACCGCTACTCGCACCGCCATCTTTTCTGCATACGGATTTTAAATTCGCTTACGTGAAAGCTCTTAGTGACCCGTGATGCCCGCCGCTGGACATTCGCACTCCTATTCGCCCGTTAAGACTAAATCCGCGGTCGGCTCTGGCGCCAAATACGTGCATCGCTGCGCAGAAGCCTGGCGCTCGCTGCGTCGTGTGAGCGTTGGGGTGCGGTCACACGGCGAACTTGGCGCACTCACTTCTTGACGTGATTTACCGTGTTagaattccgcatgcagattttccCGCTGGCGTCCCGCTCCGCGCCGAGAATCCCACGCTGTTTTTGAGGTCGAAATATCCTTACCGAATTCTGCCGCATGACCGCGAGGGCCGTTTGTATCCAGTCTGTGGGAAGCGGGTGTCGACCGCGTGTCCTCCGTCGGCGCGGCGGTTTATTTACTTCTGCGGGTCCTCGCCGGCGCGGCGGTTTATTTACTTCGGCGGGTTCTCCGTCGACGCGGCGATTTATTTTACTTCTGCGGGTCCTCCGTCGGCGCGGCGGTCTATTTACTTCTGCGGGTCCTCCGTCTGCGCGGCGGTCTATTTACTTCTGCTGGTCCTCCGTCGGCGCGGCGGTTTATTTACTTCTGCGGGTCCTCCGTCTGCGCGGCGGTCTATTTACTTCTGCTGGTCCTCCGTCGGCGCGGCGGTCTATTTACTTCGACGGGTCCTCCGTCTGCGCGGCGGTCTATTTACTTCTGCGGGTCCTCCGTCGGCGCGGCGGTTTATTTACTTCGGCGGGTCCTCCGTCGGCGCGGCGGTTTATTTACTTCGGCGGGTCCTCCGTCGGCGCGGCGGTTTATTTACTTCGGCGGGTCCTCCGTCGGCGCGGCGGTTTATTTACTTCTGCGGGGCCTCCGTTTGCGCCGCGGTTTATTTACTTCTGCGGGTCCTCGTCGGCGCGGCGGTTTATTTACTTCTGCGGGTCCTCCGTCGGCGCGGCGGTTTATTTACTTCTGCGGGTCCTCCGTCGGCGCGGCGGTTTATTTCCTTCTGCGGGTCCTCCGTCGGCGCGGCGGTTTATTTCCTTCTGCGGGTCCTCCGTCGGCGCGGCGGTTTATTTCCTTCTGCGGGTCCTCCGTCGGCGCGGCGGTTTATTTCCTTCTGCGGGTCCTCCGTCGGCGCGGCGGTTTATTTCCTTCTGCGGGTCCTCCGTCGGCGCGGCGGTTTATTTCCTTCTGCGGGTCCTCCGTCGGCGCGGCGGTTTATTTCCTTCTGCGGGTCCTCCGTCGGCGCGGCGGTTTATTTCCTTCTGCGGGTCCTCCGTCGGCGCGGCGGTTTGTTTACTTCCGTGTCCTCCGTCGGCGCGGCGGTTTATTTACTCCTGCGTGTCCTCCGTCGGCGCGGCGGTTTATTTTCTTCCGTGTCATCCGTCGGCGCGGCGGTTTATTTACTTCCGTGTCCTCCGTCGGCGCGGCGGTGTATTTACTTCCGTGTCATCCGTCGGTCGTCCCGATCCGCATTTTTTTAACGTCACTTAAAAACAATTTGTGATAAAACGGATGCCCGTCTTCGCGTTGCGTCTTTTTTGCGCCcgcattgacttaaatgggtgaTGAGAAATCAGAGCAGAATAGGAGGCGCTGTGATTGGCCCATTGGCGGGGCGGTCACTTGTGCGCACGGATGACACACGTTAGACGCTGACGCATTTCTCCTCCCCTTCCGCCATCACTGGACAGACTTCACATCACAcagagtctgggaaagctgggtgggaCACAATGGGTTAATGGCTTTGtgcctctcccctcccccgcaGGACTCGGACGTGGAGGCGGGTGACGGCGCCCGGCACAAGCTGGAGTCTCTGCTGAACCGGAATATGCGCATCGAGATGACGGACGGCCGCTCCCTGATTGGCTGCTTCCTCTGCACCGACCGCGACTGTAACGTCATCCTCGGCTCGGCGCAGGAATTCCTCCGCCCCTCCGGTGAGTAGGCGGCAGCCGTTGCAGGTAGGTACCCTGACTCCGCCCACTAACCGTCTCTTTCCCACCCTCAGACTCGTTCCCCGTGCGAGAGCCGCGCGTCCTGGGCCTGGCCATGGTTCCTGGTCATCACATCGTGTCCATCCAGGTGGAGCTGGAGAGCGTCGCCTCCCCCCAGTACCTGTGAGCCAACATGGCGGCCGGcgcccctcccccgcactgtatagTTCTGTGTACAGCCACTTTTTTAGAattattaaattatttttatcGCCTCTCAGCTTTCGCCGCCATCTTTATTGCAAATTGGCGGATTTTCACCGCAGATGTGAGACGTCCGCTGCTGTCAGTATGTCCAGAGCCTCCCGATCTGTGAATACAATGCCAGGACTGCGGTGCAGACTGACAGAATGTAGCTCCCTAACGGTAGAGATTGAGAAGCCTTTCAGGGTCTGTAGAAAGCTGAGTGGTTACCAGCgtggctgctgcggcacctcttgTAGGCGCCCGGACTCCTTAGTGATGACACCACACCGGAGGAGAATAGAACTGGTCCAGGAGTCCGGGAAAGCTGGGAGCGGCCATATTGgtagtcacccagcttttctCAGTCCTGAATGCTGAGCTCAGAGGAGCTGTTTGCAGGCGGTCAGTGTGGTGATCGGACCACTAGATGGCGCCAGGCTCCAATGAATATAAGTTAGACCACATTCACATCTGTGCCTACAATCCATGCCGGAGCGCAGAAAGGGAAGCCTGATGGACCCCAGCAGCGCCAGCGGGGTCCGTGAAAgccaaacgcagatgtgaacgtgGGAGGGATTGAAGAGTGAGCCGCACTCCGGGcacgtgtgtgtcatgtgtgatgTCAGCATGGACATATGTGTACATGTGTGCGGCACTTCACACCTGTGTAACACAGAGCTGTGCCAGGGTGGGCAGGGGGGACGGGCATTACATTGGATGGCATCCCTGTGGACCTCAGTAGACGGAGCAAGCGGGCCAAAAATGCTTCCAGTCAATGCAAAACGAATACCCCCCAGTGCTGACATAATCCTGCCACGTAGTGCGGAGCGGGTACCACATATAGCGGcgcggtcacatgactgtatgcacaGTGTATTTAGTTTCCGAACCCCCCATTGATTTTCATTCggtattcagacaggcgtatgtgTCATGTGACTTTTGGCCGCTGCGCCTCCTGCTCTGATGTGTATTCTGCACCCAATTGACCTGCAGAAATACCACGTATTTGCGCAACTAACCAATGGGCCGTTATGCAGAAATACGCGGCGTATTCCGTGACCGAAAGCCGCATGTGAGCGAACCGCTAATGCACAGGGatgaaataatactgccatacggTGAAGAATTAATGCCACTACGTGTCGCGCTGAATCCGGCCATCACATAATTCGATGCGGCCTGCGAGGAGCACCAGACGCAGAAGAACCAGCCCTCTACTTTCCCCGGAGCACGGCAGCGGGGGTGTgcggctgccatcttggattctgagctgcgGTCCACATAGCTCTGTTCATCATCTGACAGTTAGGACGCTCGGTGGTAAAGAGATGGAAGGGGAGCACCATCACAGGGCAGAGAGCGCCGCAGCCGGGTGAGAAGTAGTTACatctggggctcattcacacagtttGTGAACCgaagctgcggatttggacataTCGCGCACATTcagcataatactgccatatggcACCACAGTAATACTTCTGTCATACAGTACTCCACGTCATGAGCAGCATATAATGGCCCAAACACCACCGTGGCTGATAACTGCAGCGTATCTAAGCCTATTGTGTGTGATgccctctgctgagctgcatataaagcctagcgtgtgtgatcccctctgctgagctgcatctaagcctagcgtgtgtgatcccctctgctgagctgtatctaagcctagcgTGTGTGATTTCCCCCCacctctgctgagctgcatctaagcctggcgtgtgtgatcccctctggtgagctgtatctaagcctagcgtgtgtgatcccctctgatgagctgcatctaagcctggCGTGTGTGATCCCTTCTGCTGAGCTACATCTAAGCCTAGCGTGTATGATTCCCCTCTGCagagctgcatctaagcctagcgtgtgtgattccctctgctgagctgcatctaagcctagcgtgtgagatcccctctgctgagctgcatctaagcctagcgtgtgtgatcccctctgctgagctgcatctaagcctagcgtgtgtgatcccctctgctgagctgcatctaagcctagcgtgtgtgatcccctctgctgagctgcatctaagcctagcgtgtgtgatccccttggctgagctgcatctaagcctagcgtgtgggatcccctctgctgagctgcatctaagcctggCGTGTGTGATTTCCCCcctgctgagctgcatctaagcctggCGTG
The nucleotide sequence above comes from Eleutherodactylus coqui strain aEleCoq1 chromosome 2, aEleCoq1.hap1, whole genome shotgun sequence. Encoded proteins:
- the NAA38 gene encoding N-alpha-acetyltransferase 38, NatC auxiliary subunit, which gives rise to MAAVLEENGCSPPAGDSDVEAGDGARHKLESLLNRNMRIEMTDGRSLIGCFLCTDRDCNVILGSAQEFLRPSDSFPVREPRVLGLAMVPGHHIVSIQVELESVASPQYL